The Deltaproteobacteria bacterium genome has a window encoding:
- a CDS encoding SDR family NAD(P)-dependent oxidoreductase: MELHGKVAVVTGAASGIGRALALVLAGRGCSLALGDVDAAGLAETARRVEALGRRATTHAVDVADWEAVVAFAAETVAAHGGVDLVVNNAGVSVTGTLEEQSIEDLRWIVGVNLWGVVHGCKAFLPHLRRRPEGHLVNVSSLFGLIGLPTQSSYCATKFGVRGFSEALWAELADARIGVTVVHPGGVRTNIVRASRTADPDTKARMVERFERQAIDPAVVAEQIARGVERGALRVRVCRETYVVDWAKRLFPSAVHHLVRAGYRRFGSPG, from the coding sequence GTGGAGCTGCACGGCAAGGTAGCGGTGGTGACGGGCGCGGCGAGCGGGATCGGCCGCGCGCTGGCCCTGGTCCTCGCGGGCCGCGGCTGCTCGCTCGCGCTCGGGGACGTCGACGCGGCCGGCCTCGCCGAAACCGCCCGTCGCGTCGAAGCCCTCGGCCGGCGCGCCACGACCCACGCCGTCGACGTCGCCGACTGGGAGGCCGTCGTGGCCTTCGCCGCCGAGACCGTCGCGGCCCACGGCGGCGTCGACCTCGTCGTCAACAACGCCGGCGTGTCGGTAACGGGGACGCTCGAGGAGCAGTCGATCGAGGACCTGCGCTGGATCGTGGGCGTGAACCTCTGGGGCGTCGTGCACGGCTGCAAGGCCTTCCTGCCGCACCTGCGCCGGCGGCCCGAAGGGCACCTCGTGAACGTGTCGAGCCTCTTCGGCCTGATCGGGCTCCCGACCCAGAGCAGCTACTGCGCCACCAAGTTCGGCGTGCGTGGCTTCTCGGAGGCGCTCTGGGCCGAGCTCGCGGACGCCCGGATCGGCGTGACCGTGGTCCACCCGGGCGGCGTGCGCACCAACATCGTGCGCGCGAGCCGCACGGCCGACCCCGACACGAAGGCGCGGATGGTCGAGCGCTTCGAGCGCCAGGCGATCGACCCCGCGGTGGTGGCCGAGCAGATCGCGCGCGGCGTCGAGCGCGGCGCGCTGCGCGTGCGCGTGTGCCGCGAGACCTACGTCGTGGACTGGGCGAAGCGGCTCTTCCCGTCGGCCGTGCACCACCTGGTCCGCGCCGGCTACCGCCGCTTCGGCTCGCCCGGCTGA
- a CDS encoding DUF971 domain-containing protein → MATSGNDEHRFVPSAIAQEGPGALAITWADGHRSVYPVRALRLACACAYCVDEWTGRGQLDEARVPADVHPLQIAPVGRYALRITWSDGHESGIYPFQRLRSLCGCEDCRAQEP, encoded by the coding sequence ATGGCCACGTCGGGCAACGACGAGCACCGCTTCGTCCCGAGTGCGATCGCGCAGGAGGGCCCGGGTGCGCTCGCCATCACCTGGGCCGACGGCCACCGGAGCGTCTACCCGGTGCGCGCGCTGCGGCTCGCGTGCGCCTGCGCGTACTGCGTCGACGAGTGGACCGGCCGCGGGCAGCTCGACGAGGCGCGGGTGCCCGCCGACGTCCACCCGCTCCAGATCGCGCCGGTCGGGCGCTACGCGCTGCGGATCACCTGGAGCGACGGGCACGAGAGCGGGATCTACCCCTTCCAGCGCCTGCGCTCGCTGTGCGGCTGCGAGGACTGCCGCGCGCAGGAGCCGTAG
- a CDS encoding YbaN family protein — translation MDLRPLPPRDYTDETRTLAPHGLRLVLVAVGLGCVALGAVGVVTPVLPTTPFLLVAAACFARASPRFYQRLLANPTFGPLIRDWREQRAIPLRAKLTAIATITLTIGSSVVFFVEPRWADALMVATGVTLCTWLWRQKTLERG, via the coding sequence GTGGACCTGCGCCCCCTCCCGCCGCGCGACTACACGGACGAGACCCGGACGCTCGCGCCGCACGGCCTGCGGCTCGTGCTCGTCGCGGTGGGGCTCGGGTGCGTCGCGCTCGGGGCGGTCGGCGTGGTCACGCCGGTGCTCCCGACGACGCCCTTCCTGCTGGTCGCCGCGGCCTGCTTCGCGCGCGCGTCGCCGCGCTTCTACCAGCGCCTGCTCGCGAACCCCACCTTCGGGCCGCTGATCCGCGACTGGCGCGAGCAGCGCGCCATCCCGCTGCGCGCAAAGCTCACGGCGATCGCCACCATCACGCTCACGATCGGCAGCTCGGTCGTCTTCTTCGTCGAGCCGCGCTGGGCCGACGCGCTGATGGTCGCGACCGGCGTCACGCTCTGTACCTGGCTGTGGCGCCAGAAGACCCTCGAGCGGGGCTGA
- the npdG gene encoding NADPH-dependent F420 reductase — MDPHAIAILGGTGDQGLGLALRFAQAGRPVVIGSRRLERAQAAAGEVRAAVPGADVAGLDNADAVAKAPLVILSVPFEHTADTVKAVKERLGAQHVVVSMGVPLATAIGDGPVRTVGVWQGSCAELVASLVPAGVPVVSAFQNVSAHRLRELAHPVECDVVVSGPPAARKLVMELCGLVPGLRGIDGGPLANARYVEGVTALLIGLNVRYRIPEGVGVRFTGVPV; from the coding sequence ATGGATCCCCATGCGATCGCGATCCTGGGTGGAACCGGCGACCAGGGCCTCGGCCTCGCGCTGCGCTTCGCGCAGGCGGGCCGGCCGGTCGTGATCGGCTCGCGCCGGCTCGAGCGCGCGCAGGCCGCTGCCGGCGAGGTGCGCGCCGCCGTCCCCGGCGCCGACGTGGCGGGCCTCGACAACGCCGACGCCGTCGCGAAGGCGCCGCTCGTGATCCTCTCGGTGCCCTTCGAGCACACGGCGGACACGGTGAAGGCGGTGAAGGAGCGGCTCGGCGCGCAGCACGTGGTGGTGTCGATGGGCGTGCCGCTCGCCACGGCGATCGGCGACGGGCCGGTGCGCACGGTCGGGGTGTGGCAGGGCTCGTGCGCGGAGCTCGTCGCGTCGCTCGTGCCCGCGGGCGTCCCGGTCGTGTCGGCCTTCCAGAACGTCTCGGCCCACCGGCTCCGGGAGCTGGCCCATCCCGTCGAATGCGACGTCGTGGTCTCGGGCCCCCCCGCTGCGCGCAAGCTCGTGATGGAGCTCTGCGGGCTGGTGCCCGGGCTGCGCGGCATCGACGGCGGGCCGCTCGCGAACGCCCGCTACGTCGAGGGCGTGACCGCGCTCCTGATCGGCCTCAACGTCCGCTACCGGATTCCCGAGGGCGTCGGGGTCCGTTTCACGGGCGTTCCCGTCTGA